From the Populus nigra chromosome 13, ddPopNigr1.1, whole genome shotgun sequence genome, the window atataacaataaaaattgatattattaaaattttaaaacacaatttgaaggtcaatctaaaataaagataattttatagtttCATGTACGTGTGTGTGCATGATACACACATACAAAAGGAGTGAATATTTAAAGATTATGTTAACATAGGCTTTAATGGAGCAACTTAGCTATGCCAAAATCATTGAAACTTGCTAAAAATATCCACTTAATGTTTTTTCagtaaacattatttttattttatgtgaatGAATATGAGAGTAAAATACCCTAATccttaaaaagcaaaaacaaattttgttgttgtttacgTCGACTGTAGATTAATCCAAGAGATTATCCACGATATTCAGTCAATTAAATACGAGAACAAGTTGATGAGTTCATTTGAATCATGGGCTCGAGTGAGTTGGTGTTTCAAGAACCTGTTCCTTGAGAAAAAAGGAGAATCGGGAAAGGGATGGATTTTTAAAGAGATTCCTCCAACCCAACTTGCTACGCTTTTTAAAGGCTAGAcccaaagaaaataaacatcGAAAAGGGGCCAAATTCACCCAGAGAAACACAAGATAGACACAGAAAGAAATCCCTTGGTACTGTCAACTTATGCAACAAATTCCAATATATGTTATTCATTTACATTTagagttgtatttctaattggAATTCATGAATAACTTTTATAATGAATTctaggattataatttatatgaaaGAGCACCACAACTCCAAATATACTTGGTGATTTCTTATCATTCTATATGTTAGAGCCTCGAGGTCGTTGTTCTGTGAATATAGTCAACTAAATAACTTCTCTTTTAcgaggttttttatttatttatgagttTCACAGCATTTATGTGTGTGTGATTTGAATTTTAGCTGATTTTAATTACTCTTCGATCAAATTTCTGTGGCCCTCGAAGAGTTTCCGAAGTCTTGTTTGTTTCACAAACCAGCCTAATGAACACCTACCAAAAATGAAGGCAGATCTGACCCTAGCAGTTCTAAAAAGAATTTTCATTTGATGTTACCATCTTAAATCTAGTTTAGTccatgatattatttaagattgATGTTCCGaggttaatttaaattaacccgagtaatttttttttttttttaaataaaagttaaaatgttatagttttgatttttttttaaaaaatcaaaacaagttaTATGTCaaactaatcaaattaaatcaggtaaattaaaatttaaattatctaGAAACTCAATCCAAATCAGAGGCGAGTTCGTTCAACCCAGCAAGCTAGGCtgaattttataatcttaatgGGCAGTCATAGATAACAGATTTAACACCCTTGTAAATGACAACAAATCCTAACATGCTGGCCCCAAACATTGGGCTTCTATTGGGTCTCGTAGCTGAGTAGAGATGCTGGCATAAGGCCCATAATAAATGAAATTCCAACATCAGACATGATGGCCCATTTTAGAAAATAGAATTGGTGGAAGCAAAGAAGTAATATTTTCTACTGAGTAGGTTAAGAACGtattctcaatcaaatcaatgCAAGAACACAACATTGATATAACATGTGTACTCACTACTCAGTAATAGGTTCAGACAAACCCCTCCCTTCTTATGTGGGTATATGTCAACTTGTGAGGGCAACGTGAATAGGAAGTTCGAAAAGATTTTCTCTTGAGATGAAAATCCTGTGCACAACGACACCTTACCTGTTCATGGCTTGCTTGCTAGCTAAAGATAAGGTTAATGGCCTCACAACGCAGAGGCCaataaaaagaggaaaagaacataaaatgaaagacaagaaaatatttgagaGGTTACTATTGCAAATCGGCAGTATCCATATCTGAGAGATGACAAAGCTCGCACCTTCCTGCACTCAAAAGCAGCCAAATATTAACACTTTCAGCTCTCTCATGGTCCTTTTGGCCATGTATTTGGTGGAATCATATGATCAATGCACATGCAGCTGTTAAGCCATGGAGAAACATGGAACTTTCTTCTTTCCAGGGCAGCTCTGTAGAGGGATCTCCTCCATTACAATATTTTAGTGACACCAACCCTATCTATCAAGGTCCTCTCTATATTAAAATCTTCTGTTGAAATTCATCAGTACTGATCTTGTCGATCAAGGTTAGCAAAAgggtaaaataaaagattaattaagagATGGGAATTATTTTCAACATCTGGTAGAACTATATAGAACATGATCAAGAAAGTTTTAATATGGACAAAGTTCTAATCAATTAGTGTCCTTGTTTGTGGCTGAAAGGCCATAGCTCTCTCATTGCACATCAAATCAAATGATGTTCCCTTGCCAAAGCTCTTTCATCAGGACACGGATGAAAGGTGTCAAGTctcaatcacaaaaataaaaaatatatataaattatttttttcttatcaaatcaatttcaaaaaagatAAATCCTTCTTATCCGAATGAGATGTGTAAGATTATCATACATATAGGATAAGACAACTCAAGTGTGAGGTTACAATCTATCTCAATCTATAAGCAAATCGAGTAAAATCTAACGTTAACTAAATGTGTTAAAAATAGAACAAATTATCAACAATCCTTGTTTTATTCtatgtttattatttaattaggcATCTAGGTTTTAGATAACAGATAATTATTGTATcggggtaaaaaaaaaacatggaacgaagaaaatatctttttaagtagtttttattttgaaaatataaaaattaattcttaaacaataaatttattttatatttttattttttcaatcaaataaatttataattcttttgtaTTTATCACGTCATACTAACCAAATTCAACCTTAAtcggaaaaaaaagaagcaaacctCAAAATATCCTCTAACTATACACAAATTCTCAAATGTGTTTTCAAACTAAATATTTCCTCAAGCAGATCTCCACGGAGTCAGATATTCATCAATTAAATTGCTCCATTGAGTCATCTTCCCTCCCCTTCAGCTATATTTTTCTTAGAACCTTCCCTAtatatttctatggatttttcattctttccgtcaaagttatttttatctaaattacTAAAACAATGCCATTTTGAgaagttgatatatatatatatatatatatatatatatatatatatatatatatatattgtgaagCATTTACTTAGAAGAATCTAAATAAATTCACGTTTGGGACTAATTCGAGGCTTGCTCTAAATAATTTGAGGAAGGCAAGAAGATATGAAGAATCTATAATTATACtccatggataaaaaaatagttggcaAAAGAggctaaaagataaaaaaaaactcttctccAAGCCAAAAGTTCACTtactactttttaaattaaaatcttactttttaaattaaaatcttttaagatTGTGAAGTGgttgtaatttaaaatgtttttttatttaaaaatatattaaaatgatatttttttattttttaaattttttgtttaaaattaaaacatcaaaacaatataaaaatataaaaaaataatttttaataaaaataaaattttaagctttaaaaaatataatttcactcTCATATCAAAACGCGGCGAACAAAACATGCATGGGAGCTGTAACCTTAACAATGTAAGCTTGAATCCTAGACCTTTAAATATTTAGGGTAAAATAGAATCCATGTGCCCTGATTATGGCTAGCTTGCATGAGCCCTATGACCATATGCCACCTCAACTTTCAAAATTCTGCTCAAACAGGCAAAGTACCTCTTCTGTCAAGACAGCATACAAGGAATGCAAAATTTAGATAAAAGACAATTGACATTGCCAGCTTATGCAAATCATGCACTAGCCTTGTGTACCTAGaacaggaatccaaaactgaaactaCAAGCCACTCTCTTACAACTTCTAGCCTTTTTTAACCTCTGTTGTTGACAGCCTTAAGATTCTCAGATATGTGGACCCCTTCTTGCATGTGCTTTGCCTTTCAATTACAGGCTACACCTCCCTCTCTCCCTTCTAACTCACTCCACTCCCATGTCCCAACAATGCCAActcctctccctccctccctgcTACTCTCCTAGGTTCCCCAAATTGgaccttttcttcttgttctttctttcttcttttccctcTCTTGTGTGTAACTATAAGCACATGcattttccttgaaaagttTACTCATTTTGCAGCCAAAAATACAACCcaagaaagagaaaggagaagaagaagaagaaactctTCCCCCTTCTTTGTTTATTGAATTCATtagctcttcttttcttttctatcaagAACTATAAGCCAATGCATTTCACTTAGAAAGTTTACTTCTTTTGCTTCAAAAACAGCACCTTCTTTTGCTTCATCTTCTCATCTCTGTAAAGATGAAGAGAAGAAGCCATCGGAGAACGAAACTTTTACTAGTTTTCCTTGTTGGGTTTTCTTCAATCTTTCATTTTGCAAACTCTCAAACAAGCCCAGATGCTGAAGTTATGTTCTCTCTCAAAAAAAGCCTCAACGTGCCAGATTCACTTGGATGGTCCGATCCAGATCCATGCAACTGGAACCATGTAGTATGTTCGGACGAAAAGCGGGTCACCAGGATCCAAATTGGACGCCAAAACCTTCAAGGTACACTCCCTTCAAATCTCCGAAACCTTGCTCAACTTGAACGTTTAGAGCTTCAGTATAACAACATTTCCGGTCCTTTGCCAAGTTTAAACGGGTTAAGTTCATTACAAGTGATCCTTCTAAGTGACAATAAGTTCATTTCAGTCCCTAGTGACTTTTTCACTGGTTTATCTTCACTTCAATCTGTGGAGATCGATAACAACCCGTTTTCCAATTGGGTCATACCAGAAAGTATAAAAAATGCTTCTGCTTTGCAGAATTTCTCTGCAAACTCAGCTAATATATCCGGGTCAATACCGGGTTTTTTTGGCCCGGATTCTTTTCCGGGTCTAACCATCTTGAGGTTAGCTTTCAATGATCTTGAAGGTGAGTTGCCTGCAAGTTTTTCGGGGTCACAAGTTCAGTCTTTGTGGCTTAATGGGCAGAAACTTAGTGGTGGCATTGATGTTATTCAGAACATGACTTTGTTAAGAGAAGTTTGGTTGCATTCTAATGGGTTTTCGGGTCCCTTACCTGACTTCTCGGGTTTGAAAGATTTAGAGAGCTTAAGTTTAAGAGATAATTCATTTACTGGCCTTGTTCCTGAGTCTTTGGTTAACCTTGAGTCGTTAAAGTTCGTGAATTTGTCGAATAATTTGCTTCAAGGACCAATGCCTGAGTTTAAGAGCTCAGTTTCTGTGGATATGGTTAAGGATTCGAACAGATTCTGTCTGCCAACTCCTGGTTTGTGTGATTCGCGAGTTAACACATTGCTTTCGATTGTGAAATCAATGGATTATCCGCAAAGGTTGGCGGATAGTTGGAAGGGGAATGATCCATGTGCTGATTGGATTGGAATTACTTGCAATAACGGGAACATCACAGTTGTCAACTTTGAGAAGATGGGGCTAACAGGCTCGATTTCTCCAGATTTTGCTTCGGTTAAGTCATTGGAAAGATTGGTTCTTGCAAATAATAACCTCACAGGTTCGATTCCACAAGAAATTACTACCTTACCCGGACTTAAAGTGCTTGATGTGTCAAACAATCACCTGTATGGGAGAGTTCCAGCCTTTACCAGTAATGTGATTGTTAACACTAATGGTAATCCAAATATAGGGAAGGATGTGAATAGTTCTACATCTTCGGAATCACCATCTGCAAGTCCATCGGCGAATACTGGCTCTGGAAGTGGTGGTAGTTCAAGAAAAAGTGGCAAGAAATCTTCTACTTTGATTGTAGTAATTATATTTTCGGTAATTGGGGGTGTTTTCCTGTTGTCCTTGATCGGCTTGTTGGTTTTCTGTCTAtacaagaagaaacaaaagcgTTTTAGCAGAGTACAGAGTCCGAATGAAATGGTGATTCATCCTCGCCATTCTGGGTCTGATAATGAGAGTGTGAAGATTACAGTTGCTGGCTCAAGTATCAGTGTTGGTGCTATTAGCGAAACACATACTATTCCTGCAAGTGAACAAGGTGACATTCAAATGGTTGAGGCTGGGAACATGGTCATTTCTATTCAAGTGTTACGGAATGTTACAAACAATTTCAGTGAAGAAAATATATTGGGATGGGGAGGTTTTGGAGTGGTCTACAAAGGTGAGTTGCATGATGGTACAAAGATTGCTGTGAAGAGGATGGAGTCGGGTGTCATAAGTGGTAAGGGACTAACTGAGTTCAAGTCTGAGATTGCTGTTTTGACCAAGGTTAGGCACCGACATCTCGTTGCTCTTCTTGGGTACTGCTTGGATGGTAATGAGAAGCTTCTTGTGTATGAATATATGCCACAAGGGACACTCAGTAGACATATCTTCAACTGGGCAGAAGAAGGATTGAAACCACTAGAGTGGACAAGGAGGTTGACTATAGCCTTGGATGTGGCAAGAGGTGTTGAGTACCTTCATGGTTTGGCTCATCAAAGCTTTATACACAGGGACTTGAAGCCTTCAAACATTCTTCTTGGGGATGATATGAGGGCTAAGGTTGCAGACTTTGGTCTTGTGCGTCTTGCACCAGAGGGTAAAGGCTCTATTGAAACTAGAATTGCTGGAACTTTCGGATACTTGGCACCGGAATATGCAGGTACCATTTCCTCTAGTTGCTTTACCCTtcaattaatgtttaaattctTTCAAGGCTACCGTATGTTTGGACTTTTGTATATATTCGAGTTCTAGTTTTTCGATAGAGATTAGGGGAAACATATAGTTAGGTCACGTATTCTTATATATTGACTGCTATTACTCTGAGATTGTTCTCATCACAAACTTTACACAAATGCACAACAATACCGTGTTGACTACCAAAAAAGGTTCATCAATCTCCTGTTCGAATtgtgtatttttgttttgttgttgatttgttATTTGTGTTCATAATCTCCTGATTTCTCTCTTAATTCACATTTTCACTTCAACTCTTGTTTTTGGGCGATATGTTTGCAGTTACTGGTCGAGTGACAACTAAAGTTGATGTCTTCAGTTTCGGAGTGATATTGATGGAGCTTATAACGGGTAGAAAAGCTCTTGATGAGAGGCAACCTGAAGAGAGCTTGCATCTTGTAACATGGTTCCGCAGAATGCACCTGAACAAGGACACATTCCGGAAGGCCATCGATCCCACAATTGACCTCAATGAGGAGACGCTTGCCAGCATCAGCACCGTTGCAGAGTTGGCAGGCCATTGCTGCGCAAGGGAACCGTATCAAAGGCCAGACATGGGTCATACTGTGAATGTTCTCTCTTCTCTGGTGGAGCTCTGGAAACCAACCGACCAAAGTTCTGAAGACATATATGGTATTGACCTTGAAATGTCCTTGCCGCAGGCACTTAAGAAGTGGCAAGCTTATGAAGGTAGAAGCAACAtggattcttcttcttcactccTTCCCAGCTTAGACAATACTCAGACCAGCATACCTGCACGCCCATATGGGTTTGCTGAGTCATTTACATCAGCTGATGGAAGATGAGTGTGGTGTTTGTaaatggtggtgatggtggttttcaATATTCATTCTATTTGCAGCTTCTTTGCTGTTTTCTTTATAAACTTGTCTGACTCCTAATTCTTTCATGTTTTAGTATCATCCcattgtctcttttttttttcttattggaaATGTAGTTTGGATGTTCTTCACTTGAATTAGAggttttgaaaatgaaatgagataggtttttagaacaaaaaaaaaaaaacgtcttCAGTTCTTCAATTCTCAGTTATCTCTGCAAAACTTCTTGCTTGTCGATGGACAACAAAGCCACATTAGATCAGATTAGATCAGATTTTGCATTCGTTCCAATTTTGGTGTGTAAACAACCCTTCCATTAGATCAGattcactaaaaaataaaaatgctgcATCATTTACCATCCAGACATTGAGCACATGCAATGTCTTGGTGTTTTCAGACTAGCTGGAGTGgtattgtttttgcttttgtcaTCTCCATCCTATCCACAGTTTTGGCTCCTTTCTCTgtccatttttaatttcaaggacAGCATCACCTCCTTTCTCATAAAGTTCCAGACCCCATTTCCAATCAATTACAgtttgtgatgatgatgatcgcTTTAATTCTTTGGAAAAGACAATCACAAAGAACTGAGACGGCAATGAGAAAGCTTTCATTGTAAAAACAaggcaagaaaaagaaagtaaagtTCCATGGCAGGGCAAAGATGATGCCATTTCCAAGAAAAATGTTGTGTAAAGGTTTGTTCCTTGGAAACAGCAACtatcaacttttaattttcttttttcctacaTGCAATCATACGACAGCTTGCAAACTGAACATAAAATGTTTGGGATCTGTTCTGGAAAAGTGCTCCAGTTATCGCATCGAAAGGTTAAATTTATGAGCTGCTAAGAGCCATCGTGGCCAGAATATCatccatcaaaatttattttattttgtttaaaatttgatttattttggaatGAGTTTAACAGCTATCTTTTCACTGGAAAAGAAACAGAGTTCGTGCATGTTTCAGTGCATTAGATTCAAAATAAATgcaatataatttgttttgttcgGAGAAGAGAAGGACAAGAAATATATTGGATAAGCGAAACAAGTAACATGCAGAGAAATCAGAAAAAAGGTTCCCCGTCCATGAAAACAGAGGAGGAGGGCACCGAGTGAGGACTTTGTCTTTGTTTACGGGGGAAGCATATGCAAGTGCTGTGCTGTAGCTGTCTGCCCTAACGTGGGGTTCACGTTCCACCTCTTTATTTCCCAAGGCATCTGTCACGTGTCTATTGGgttattttcattctttatgCCCTAAATCTCCCATGTGTGGACCTATACATCAGGACATGCTAATGTCTTTGTcgatgcaaaaataaaatctatgtaTTTTAGTTGGGTAATACAACAAAATTGAACCCTCTTTGCaagattttctttgaaaaatatcacTCACACgtaatgcaaaaaataaaaaataaataaaaaaaaaggtttcttcACTCTCCTCCACAATTTTGTTTACAAGATGCTACCAAACATATCATGAGAGGCTTAGCttcacttgagaaaaataaatatttagagaaTTAATTTCTATATTCTATATATCAAAGAGGTTTAGCTTATAAATaaggaaaatcaaaatattaaagaatttacatacaaaagaaaagatgagAAGTTGTTAATTATAAGCtgtgtattattttaaattgattctcatatcatgttttaaaattattaaaattattatttttatttttatttgttttagctcaataattttaaaattaaaagatttatacATGTatagtttataaataaaaataataaatattatatccaAACACGTATCATttccatatctttttttttaagtatataaatttgactttaaaaatatttttgagacaaattttttgttttgtttttatctctatttttttaaccacatgtatttttattttttttatttcataaagtatttaagtactaattaaaaacatgaattatAACCAAATAGaccgtgttttaaaaaaaaagcaacaaaaagcaCTTTTCATTTTCAAGAACACGCGTTGTACCACGTTCCGATGCATTTTCCGCTTCCCATTTCTTAGAAATTCGAGTTTTACCGCGTCCCCAGACcaacacttatatatatatatatatatatatatatatagatagagagagagagagagagagagagagagagagagagagagagagagagagagagagagagagagagaggtcctCTTTTCTATGTTAAGATCCAATAGTAGTCAACGTCTTTGGATCCTAACGATCCAAACTATTAAGCAAAGGTAGAGCTCTTCTTTTATTTGGGCTCAAATACTGGTAACTTATATCACTTTCCAAACTACAATTGAGCAGGCCCATGGGCCATAAACCACTcctttaattatgaattaattataatttagtcctttctcaaaattaatcaattttttcttccaaataagTCATGTCTTATCATATTTTTCCATAAGatcctaaaaatatatttgaattttttttattataaaagcattacaataaaaagaaatataatttttaaaaaatagagaaatattttttttaaaatattaaacataaaaagaattatagttTCTACTTTTACAATCATAATTTCATTAGAATATAACCAAGgtttataatgatatttatataagaaaataataaattacaattATTCACAAGTGACAACATTTGATAATTTGTCTCTCTAGAGAGaactcatatatatttttctccaaaaaataattaaatagtccCTCGGGAAATACCTTCTCTACTCATCAAATTTTaccatattatttatttctctttcctttttctacccctcagaaaaagaagaagaggataaAACTGTAAAGGAGCATGAAATTGACGAAAGGATTAAGTTGTAAATGAAttagataacaaatataaagggaTTAAATATATGTTATCCAAAACAACAAGGACTAATCAATCAATTCTATTAAACTACAATGCCTAGATAATAATATGAGCTCCACCTGTACAAACCATGAGTTAGGAAAGGGTTGCCCATTGTACTCTTGTAAACTTGCCCTGAACTGTAAGGTTAACCCATGATCCAAACACAGGTTGGTTGGGTTAGAGTAGACTTTACGGGAATTAATTTGGTGTgatctattaaaaaatttagattaacttGTGAATCTAGTTATTTCaagaaaactatatattttttttgaaatgatattatttttgtttttttatatataaaaaaattatattaacctAGTTAACCAGGTCAATTCACCTCATCCTTGAAATTGCCGAGATTAGAGGTGagcaaaaaactgaaaaatcaagaaaaaaaaacaaaaaacccgaactataaaaaaaactaatatttaaaaaaaaccgatcggtttcggttcatttttttagttttataagcctgaaatcgaaaaaaccgaaccgaatcaaATCTAAATCGGAAAAAAACAgagttaaaactgaaaaaaccgagccaacaccgagtcaaactaaaaaaaccaagccaaacctgtttgaactggttttttttctaaaaaactgaatcgaactaaaaccggtcggtttgaattggtttcggtttggttactttgttttttatagaaatcGAACCGAACTAAAAATGATCATCTCTTGCCGAAATCACCTGCTTAAGGTCTTGTTTAGGAATGCGGTGCAAATCacgtttctttaaattttaattttttttaatataagatatttttttatatttttaaattattttaatgtgatatattaaaaataatttttttaaaaatattttaatatatttttaaataaaaaatactttaaacaatCGCTACTATTATAATCTTACACGCAACCAAGTCGGATTTAAAAAGTATCATCCATTGTCATGGAACTTACGACTTAAGAAACCAAGGCGGTCCACCTGCTGCTTAATTTGACTCTGACCCTCAGCTGTCAACCCTTTCTCCGGATATTCTTAACGCTCTTTACACACTGCATTATTCCCTCGTTCAACAGTCAACATTCCACGTTTCCAATTCAGCAAACCGTCCACGCTTTCTTCATTTTTGAAGTCTTCTGTCCAGCTCTTACCTAGCTTTGACCACCAAGAAAAATGACCACCATATAAATACATCACCACTTCACAAGAATTCTATCATCGAATTCTCTAGCCCACAAGCAAAACCCAAAACATACCTTACAGACCTTGACATAACTAGAGAAATTCAAGCATATACAATGATACTTTCCTGGAGATCAAGAAGAAATTCGAAGAAAAACAAGATTCCAAGCCAAGAAATCAATTCAGACATGGAAATCTCGAATCCTAGGCACTTCTGCTGCCCGATTTCTCTTGACTTGATGAAAGATCCTGTCACATTGTCGACGGGAATCACATACGACAGAGAAAGCATTGAAAAATGGATTGAAGAGGGCAACCTAACGTGTCCGGTTACAAACCAGGTGTTAGCAAGCTATGATCAGATACCAAATCATTCCATAAGAAAGATGATTCAAGATTGGTGCGTGGAGAACCGTTCTTATGGTGTCGAGAGGATTCCTACGCCTCGCGTTCCAGTGACACCCTATGACGTTTCGGAGACTTGTAAGAGGGTTAATGATGCAACTCGACGTGGGGAGCAAAATAAGTGTCGGGAATTGGTTAGGAAGATCAAGAACTGGGGTAAAGAGAGTGAGCGCAACAAGAAGTGTGTTGTGGAGAATGGGGCTGGTTGTGTCTTATCGGCTTGTTTCGAGTCCTTTGCAAGTGTTTCAGTGGGGAGAGATGAGGATTTGTTGGGAGAGATTTTATCGGTTTTGGTATGGATGTTTCCACTTGGTGAAGAAGGCCAAAGTAAGCTTGGGTCGGTTAGGTCTTTGAATTGTTTGGTATGGTTCTTGAAGAGTGGAGATCTTTCAGCCAGGCAAAATGCAGCTTTGGTGCTTAAAAATCTTCTTGCTTTGGATCAAAAACATGTGAGTGCCTTGGTGGGGATTGAAGGCGTGTTTGCAGCATTGGTTAAGTTGATCAAGGAGCCTATTTGCCCTACTGCTACCAAGGCTTCATTGATGGCAATTTTCTACATGACTTCACCATCAAGCCTCAATGAGAAGATGATACCAATGTTTGTGGAAATGGGTTTGGTGTCAGTGATCGTAGAGATTCTTGTTGATGGAGATAAAAGCATATGTGAGAAGGCATTAGGTGTTCTGGACCATATTTGTGATTGCAAAGAAGGGAGAGAAAAGGCCTATGAGAATGCTCTAATTGTTGCTGTTTTGATCAAGAAAATCTTGAAAGTATCAGGTTTGGCATCAGAATTGTCAGTCTCCATTCTCTGGAAGCTCTTCAAGAATTCTCAATACAGACCAGAGGATGATGATGCTGAAGGAGGTGTGGTAGTTGAGGCACTTCAAGTGGGTGCTTTTCAGAAATTATTGGTCTTACTGCAAGTGGGTTGTGGCGAGAGCACAAAAGAGAAGCTTAAAGAGTTGCTAAAACTGCTGAATCTTTGTAGAGTTAGGTTAGATTGTTTAGATTCTACAGCAGATTTCAAGTATCTCAAAAGATCATACTGATTTCGTGTTTCTCAAACAGTTTAGGCAAGAAAATACAAACAGATACATAGAAGATTTTGAATTCATTCAATTGTGTACAAATTactcaaaaatcaataattagaaTATTGAgatttattgatatatatatgctcTATCCATGcttgaatttattattaccATCTGAACCTAAACTTAATTAACCctatttcatattaatttttttttatataaacactcTAGCTGTCTGGCATGAATTTTATTTGCTCTACCTGTCAAGTCATACTTGGCAGGCTGGTTGGAGTTGAGCTGACGGCACCGAATTATTGAACTCGCACGGGCACCAGGacttatttcatttgtttttgtggGAGTAGAGACTGTTGTTGCTGTCAAAGCTTTTGTCGCATAGCAAGGTGGCACTTGCGtagggttttttcttctttttcttaat encodes:
- the LOC133671257 gene encoding receptor protein kinase TMK1-like — its product is MKRRSHRRTKLLLVFLVGFSSIFHFANSQTSPDAEVMFSLKKSLNVPDSLGWSDPDPCNWNHVVCSDEKRVTRIQIGRQNLQGTLPSNLRNLAQLERLELQYNNISGPLPSLNGLSSLQVILLSDNKFISVPSDFFTGLSSLQSVEIDNNPFSNWVIPESIKNASALQNFSANSANISGSIPGFFGPDSFPGLTILRLAFNDLEGELPASFSGSQVQSLWLNGQKLSGGIDVIQNMTLLREVWLHSNGFSGPLPDFSGLKDLESLSLRDNSFTGLVPESLVNLESLKFVNLSNNLLQGPMPEFKSSVSVDMVKDSNRFCLPTPGLCDSRVNTLLSIVKSMDYPQRLADSWKGNDPCADWIGITCNNGNITVVNFEKMGLTGSISPDFASVKSLERLVLANNNLTGSIPQEITTLPGLKVLDVSNNHLYGRVPAFTSNVIVNTNGNPNIGKDVNSSTSSESPSASPSANTGSGSGGSSRKSGKKSSTLIVVIIFSVIGGVFLLSLIGLLVFCLYKKKQKRFSRVQSPNEMVIHPRHSGSDNESVKITVAGSSISVGAISETHTIPASEQGDIQMVEAGNMVISIQVLRNVTNNFSEENILGWGGFGVVYKGELHDGTKIAVKRMESGVISGKGLTEFKSEIAVLTKVRHRHLVALLGYCLDGNEKLLVYEYMPQGTLSRHIFNWAEEGLKPLEWTRRLTIALDVARGVEYLHGLAHQSFIHRDLKPSNILLGDDMRAKVADFGLVRLAPEGKGSIETRIAGTFGYLAPEYAVTGRVTTKVDVFSFGVILMELITGRKALDERQPEESLHLVTWFRRMHLNKDTFRKAIDPTIDLNEETLASISTVAELAGHCCAREPYQRPDMGHTVNVLSSLVELWKPTDQSSEDIYGIDLEMSLPQALKKWQAYEGRSNMDSSSSLLPSLDNTQTSIPARPYGFAESFTSADGR
- the LOC133670900 gene encoding U-box domain-containing protein 21-like, with the protein product MILSWRSRRNSKKNKIPSQEINSDMEISNPRHFCCPISLDLMKDPVTLSTGITYDRESIEKWIEEGNLTCPVTNQVLASYDQIPNHSIRKMIQDWCVENRSYGVERIPTPRVPVTPYDVSETCKRVNDATRRGEQNKCRELVRKIKNWGKESERNKKCVVENGAGCVLSACFESFASVSVGRDEDLLGEILSVLVWMFPLGEEGQSKLGSVRSLNCLVWFLKSGDLSARQNAALVLKNLLALDQKHVSALVGIEGVFAALVKLIKEPICPTATKASLMAIFYMTSPSSLNEKMIPMFVEMGLVSVIVEILVDGDKSICEKALGVLDHICDCKEGREKAYENALIVAVLIKKILKVSGLASELSVSILWKLFKNSQYRPEDDDAEGGVVVEALQVGAFQKLLVLLQVGCGESTKEKLKELLKLLNLCRVRLDCLDSTADFKYLKRSY